The proteins below come from a single Bacteroidota bacterium genomic window:
- the nuoL gene encoding NADH-quinone oxidoreductase subunit L, protein MSQELLMYLSVAILLLPLIGFMKVIFFGKRLPRQGDWLETFAISVALLLSLVVLYQKLMLYHVETLSLNFTWIDFHDVPGIGPLKIVLGFSVDNLAAIMLVVVTLISTLVHFFSIGYMHGDVRYSRYFAYLGIFSFSMLMIVLANNLFLLYVGWELVGLSSYLLIGHWYEKKSASDAGMKAFITNRIGDVGFFVGIMVLFGTFHTFGLTEIFEHVKAGNLPFGSEWWLTAAGVLIFCGAIGKSAQFPLHVWLPDAMEGPTPVSALIHAATMVAAGVYLVARTFPLMTADALMVIAYIGATTAFISATIAVAQNDIKKVLAYSTISQLGYMVMGLGVGAYTAGFFHLVTHAMFKAGLFLGSGSVIHAMHHALHHQHDHHTDPQDIRNMGGLKAKMPVTFWTFLIFTLAISGVPLTSGFLSKDSILAGTLAFSNLTGHVLIPIVGFFVAGLTAFYMFRIVILTFFGEHKNPERISLIHESPKVMTVPLMILAALSLFFFYSMNPLDGADGWISQATQRPETVVPASVAAASTEVFAEAHHHAHYTAMFLSLAVAGLGILIAFATYQWKKISADKVAENFSGLHKFLLNKWYFDELYGVIAIGASLRLTEILKWFDNTIVDGIVNGSGWVTKVASAISGWFDNWVIDGAVNAVAYVSGFFGIALKKTQTGKVQTYVALAVFGVMVFYFAMRLL, encoded by the coding sequence ATGTCTCAAGAACTGTTGATGTATCTCTCTGTAGCGATCCTTCTGTTGCCGCTCATCGGCTTCATGAAAGTGATCTTCTTCGGGAAGAGATTGCCCCGTCAGGGTGATTGGCTGGAAACATTCGCCATTTCGGTCGCCCTTCTGCTTTCCCTCGTTGTCCTCTACCAGAAGCTGATGCTGTATCATGTGGAAACGCTTTCGCTCAACTTCACGTGGATAGATTTTCACGATGTGCCGGGCATCGGGCCCCTCAAGATTGTCCTGGGTTTCTCGGTTGATAATCTTGCCGCCATTATGCTTGTGGTCGTCACGCTGATCAGCACGCTCGTGCATTTCTTCTCCATCGGATATATGCACGGCGACGTCCGTTACTCGCGCTACTTCGCATATCTCGGCATCTTCTCATTCTCAATGTTGATGATCGTTCTTGCGAACAATCTGTTTCTGCTCTATGTCGGCTGGGAGTTGGTCGGTTTGAGCTCGTACCTTCTCATCGGACACTGGTATGAAAAGAAAAGTGCGTCGGATGCAGGCATGAAGGCGTTTATCACCAACCGCATAGGCGATGTGGGTTTCTTTGTCGGTATCATGGTTCTTTTCGGAACATTCCACACGTTCGGCCTGACCGAAATTTTCGAGCATGTGAAAGCCGGCAATCTTCCCTTTGGCAGTGAATGGTGGTTGACAGCCGCTGGCGTACTGATTTTTTGCGGGGCGATCGGCAAATCTGCACAATTCCCGTTGCACGTCTGGCTGCCCGATGCGATGGAAGGCCCGACGCCTGTCAGTGCATTGATCCATGCCGCGACAATGGTCGCCGCAGGCGTGTATTTGGTTGCACGAACGTTTCCGCTGATGACGGCTGATGCGTTGATGGTCATTGCCTACATTGGAGCAACCACCGCGTTCATTTCGGCAACGATTGCAGTTGCACAGAATGATATCAAGAAGGTTCTTGCATATTCCACAATTAGCCAGCTGGGGTACATGGTGATGGGTCTCGGTGTCGGGGCGTACACCGCCGGTTTCTTCCATCTTGTCACACATGCCATGTTCAAAGCAGGTCTCTTCCTTGGCTCCGGGTCGGTGATTCACGCGATGCATCATGCTCTCCACCATCAGCATGACCATCACACCGACCCGCAGGATATTCGCAACATGGGCGGATTGAAGGCGAAGATGCCGGTGACGTTCTGGACATTTCTGATTTTCACGCTTGCGATTTCGGGCGTTCCCCTTACATCCGGATTTTTGAGCAAGGATTCGATTCTTGCGGGCACGCTTGCGTTCAGCAATTTGACGGGACACGTGCTTATTCCCATTGTGGGATTCTTCGTTGCCGGGCTGACTGCCTTCTATATGTTCCGAATTGTCATCCTTACATTCTTTGGCGAACACAAGAATCCTGAGCGCATCAGTCTCATTCACGAATCACCGAAGGTGATGACGGTGCCGCTGATGATACTTGCCGCGTTATCATTGTTCTTTTTCTACAGTATGAATCCGTTGGATGGAGCAGACGGGTGGATTTCCCAGGCAACACAAAGGCCGGAAACGGTTGTACCCGCTTCGGTTGCAGCAGCATCAACGGAGGTGTTTGCAGAAGCGCATCATCACGCGCATTATACGGCAATGTTCCTGTCGCTGGCAGTGGCGGGACTCGGAATCCTCATTGCTTTCGCCACGTATCAGTGGAAGAAAATCAGCGCCGACAAGGTTGCAGAGAACTTCAGCGGACTTCACAAGTTTCTGTTGAACAAATGGTATTTCGATGAACTGTATGGTGTTATTGCCATTGGTGCATCGCTTCGATTGACGGAAATCCTGAAATGGTTTGACAATACAATCGTCGACGGTATTGTGAACGGGTCCGGCTGGGTTACGAAGGTGGCCTCTGCAATCAGCGGATGGTTTGACAACTGGGTTATTGACGGCGCAGTGAACGCTGTTGCCTATGTTTCCGGATTCTTTGGAATAGCGTTGAAGAAAACCCAAACAGGTAAAGTGCAAACCTACGTCGCGCTTGCCGTGTTTGGCGTTATGGTGTTTTATTTTGCGATGCGGTTACTGTAA
- the nuoK gene encoding NADH-quinone oxidoreductase subunit NuoK: METSVAEIIRWLPKVGLSHFLIVSAILFALGIYGIATRRNAIMVLMGVELVLNAANINFVAFSRYGGVNFDGQVAAIFVIILAAAEAAVALAIVLNIYQRFQTVNVDEISTMKE; this comes from the coding sequence ATGGAAACCTCTGTTGCTGAAATTATCCGCTGGCTGCCGAAGGTCGGGCTGTCGCACTTTCTGATCGTCAGCGCGATTCTGTTTGCCCTCGGTATCTACGGTATTGCGACGCGCCGCAACGCGATCATGGTGCTGATGGGCGTTGAACTCGTACTGAACGCGGCAAACATCAACTTTGTCGCATTCTCTCGCTACGGCGGCGTGAATTTTGACGGACAGGTGGCCGCTATCTTCGTTATCATCCTCGCTGCTGCCGAAGCGGCGGTTGCCCTGGCAATCGTTCTCAATATTTACCAACGCTTCCAAACCGTGAACGTGGACGAAATCAGCACGATGAAGGAATAA
- a CDS encoding NADH-quinone oxidoreductase subunit J: MELFDIVFFVFAFITVVSAFIVVFSKSVIYSAFSLLFTFFGVAALYVLLHADFIAVTQVLIYVGGILVLMLFGVMLTNKIVNVELKTGTLHTIPALLLVAVVAGTLGGLFYSTWKGDVAPPLPAFETTTKTLGEMLMTSYLLPFEIASVLLLVALMGAAMFARRRTKT, translated from the coding sequence ATGGAATTATTTGATATAGTGTTCTTCGTTTTTGCCTTCATCACAGTCGTTTCGGCGTTCATCGTCGTCTTCTCGAAAAGTGTTATCTACTCTGCTTTTTCGCTGCTGTTCACATTCTTCGGCGTTGCCGCACTCTACGTTTTGCTTCACGCCGATTTCATCGCGGTAACGCAAGTGCTGATTTATGTCGGCGGGATTCTTGTCTTGATGCTGTTTGGCGTGATGCTCACAAATAAAATCGTGAATGTTGAACTGAAAACCGGAACGCTGCATACCATTCCGGCGCTCCTTCTTGTTGCTGTAGTTGCAGGAACGCTCGGCGGTTTGTTCTATTCAACATGGAAGGGTGATGTTGCACCGCCGCTTCCGGCGTTCGAGACAACAACCAAAACCCTTGGCGAAATGCTCATGACGAGCTATCTCTTGCCGTTTGAAATAGCATCGGTTCTCCTGCTGGTTGCCCTGATGGGAGCGGCGATGTTTGCCCGAAGACGAACGAAAACGTAA
- a CDS encoding NADH-quinone oxidoreductase subunit I: MGTYFKNIWEGIWTVLVGMKITWSHLFTPAVTIQYPDVKLKLPERARNRLYVNMDDCIGCDQCAMACPVDCITIETLKSTPDVDLGLTSVGTKKRLYVPRFDIDIAKCCYCGLCVPPCPTECIKMTDVYEFSEYERNNLIYRYATMTPAEIDAAKTKLAAYEKEQAAKKAAAPPKPATPAPARVPVGAKPAGVPVAKPASSPAPTPVDPPENPENKS, encoded by the coding sequence ATGGGTACATACTTCAAGAATATCTGGGAAGGGATCTGGACGGTTCTCGTCGGGATGAAGATCACCTGGTCGCATTTGTTCACGCCGGCGGTGACCATTCAGTACCCCGACGTGAAGCTGAAGCTTCCCGAACGCGCCCGCAACCGGCTGTATGTCAACATGGATGATTGCATCGGGTGCGACCAATGTGCAATGGCATGTCCGGTTGATTGCATCACGATCGAAACACTCAAGTCAACTCCCGATGTTGATCTTGGCCTGACCTCTGTCGGAACGAAGAAGCGGCTGTATGTTCCCCGTTTCGATATTGATATTGCCAAATGCTGTTATTGCGGCTTATGCGTTCCTCCGTGTCCGACCGAGTGTATTAAGATGACGGACGTATACGAATTCTCGGAATACGAACGCAACAATCTGATTTACCGGTACGCAACTATGACACCGGCGGAGATCGACGCGGCAAAAACGAAACTGGCCGCTTACGAAAAGGAACAAGCCGCAAAGAAAGCCGCTGCCCCGCCGAAACCCGCAACCCCGGCGCCCGCCCGGGTTCCGGTTGGTGCGAAGCCGGCCGGCGTGCCCGTTGCAAAACCTGCTTCATCACCGGCGCCGACACCCGTTGATCCGCCGGAGAATCCTGAAAATAAATCGTAG
- the nuoH gene encoding NADH-quinone oxidoreductase subunit NuoH has product MKEFLIDILQNEILVYVLLAAVPLVWIIPFALFAVWWERKISAHMQDRLGPMRTGGWHGWAQTIADILKLIQKEDIIPAAADRKLFNLAPYVVFVGSFAAYAAIPFSAAYVGSEINIGLFYILAVSSFVVIGLLMAGWASNNKWSLFGAMRAAAQIVSYEIPVALSLLAVIMIVGTFDLQEINRAQSGYFWNWFVFQKFPLLFVAATIYFVASLAEVNRTPFDIPEAESELVAGYHTEYGGMKFALLFLAEYANMFAVSAIAATVFFGGWNSPFGDFMSGPVWGLFWFISKGMAFIFVHMWLRWTLPRLRVDQLMYVGWKVLIPFSFVIVLGVGFWVMLAR; this is encoded by the coding sequence ATGAAAGAATTCCTCATCGACATACTTCAAAACGAAATCCTGGTGTACGTTCTACTGGCTGCAGTACCCTTGGTGTGGATTATTCCGTTCGCGTTGTTTGCCGTGTGGTGGGAGCGGAAGATTTCAGCCCACATGCAGGATCGTCTCGGCCCAATGCGTACCGGGGGCTGGCATGGCTGGGCCCAGACGATTGCTGATATTCTGAAGCTTATACAGAAGGAAGATATCATCCCCGCGGCTGCGGACAGGAAGCTTTTTAATCTCGCCCCGTACGTTGTGTTTGTCGGTTCCTTTGCGGCCTATGCGGCAATTCCATTCAGCGCCGCGTATGTCGGCAGCGAGATCAATATCGGGTTGTTCTACATTCTTGCAGTCTCGTCGTTTGTCGTGATCGGATTGTTGATGGCCGGATGGGCATCCAACAACAAATGGTCGCTGTTTGGAGCCATGCGAGCTGCGGCGCAGATTGTCAGCTACGAAATTCCCGTTGCACTTTCGCTGCTTGCGGTTATCATGATTGTCGGCACGTTCGATTTGCAGGAAATCAACCGCGCACAATCCGGATATTTTTGGAACTGGTTCGTCTTTCAGAAATTTCCTCTCCTGTTCGTCGCTGCAACCATCTACTTTGTTGCATCGCTTGCGGAAGTCAACAGAACGCCGTTCGATATTCCCGAAGCGGAATCCGAGCTTGTCGCCGGCTACCACACGGAATACGGCGGAATGAAATTTGCGCTTCTGTTTCTCGCGGAATATGCCAACATGTTCGCGGTGTCGGCAATTGCCGCAACGGTCTTCTTCGGCGGCTGGAACTCACCCTTCGGCGATTTCATGTCCGGGCCGGTTTGGGGACTCTTCTGGTTCATCAGCAAGGGCATGGCGTTCATTTTCGTGCATATGTGGCTTCGCTGGACGTTGCCGCGCCTGCGTGTCGATCAGTTGATGTATGTGGGATGGAAGGTGTTGATTCCGTTTTCGTTTGTGATTGTGCTCGGAGTCGGGTTCTGGGTGATGCTCGCCCGTTGA
- a CDS encoding NADH-quinone oxidoreductase subunit D, with amino-acid sequence MVVNMGPQHPSTHGVLRLELIVDGEIVVDAIPHFGYLHRCFEKHAEHMTNYQQVIPYCDRMDYVAAMNAEFGYVVACEKLLNIKVPERVEYIRVIMAEFQRIASHLIAIGTYGMDIGAFTPFLFCMRDREAILDIFEQTCGARLLYNYMWIGGLSHDVPADFAEKVKRFCKMFRGTIKELNNLLSYNKIFVERTANVGVLPADVAVNYGASGPVLRGSGVKFDLRKNDPYSVYDKLEFEIPTGKGLKGTVGDCWDRYMVRVDEMEQSVNIIEQAVDKLPPGDVQSAIPKRIRPDAGEVYVRTETPKGEIGYYVVADGTSSPFRVKVRPPCFVNLSVLPAMSRGAMISDVIAILGSVDIVLGEVDR; translated from the coding sequence ATGGTCGTCAATATGGGGCCGCAACATCCGTCAACACATGGTGTTTTGCGCTTGGAGTTGATTGTTGACGGTGAGATTGTTGTTGATGCAATTCCGCATTTCGGCTATCTGCACCGGTGCTTCGAGAAGCATGCCGAACACATGACGAATTACCAACAGGTGATTCCGTACTGTGACCGCATGGATTATGTGGCCGCCATGAATGCGGAGTTCGGCTATGTTGTTGCGTGCGAGAAATTGCTCAACATCAAAGTACCCGAGCGTGTTGAATACATCCGTGTTATCATGGCGGAGTTTCAACGGATTGCAAGCCACCTGATTGCCATCGGAACGTACGGCATGGATATCGGAGCGTTCACGCCGTTCCTGTTCTGTATGCGGGATCGTGAGGCAATTCTCGACATTTTCGAACAAACGTGCGGCGCACGTCTTCTCTACAACTACATGTGGATCGGCGGATTGTCGCACGATGTGCCGGCGGATTTTGCGGAGAAGGTGAAACGATTCTGCAAGATGTTTCGCGGTACCATCAAGGAGCTCAACAATCTTCTCTCGTACAACAAGATTTTTGTCGAGCGTACCGCAAACGTCGGCGTGTTGCCTGCCGATGTTGCCGTCAACTATGGCGCGAGCGGCCCCGTGTTGCGCGGTTCGGGTGTGAAGTTCGATTTGCGCAAGAACGACCCCTACTCGGTGTACGACAAGCTCGAATTCGAAATTCCCACCGGAAAGGGATTGAAAGGAACAGTAGGAGACTGCTGGGATCGGTACATGGTTCGTGTTGATGAGATGGAGCAGAGTGTCAACATCATCGAACAGGCTGTTGACAAGCTGCCTCCGGGCGACGTGCAATCCGCAATCCCCAAGCGGATTCGCCCGGATGCCGGCGAAGTGTACGTACGGACGGAAACTCCGAAAGGTGAAATCGGGTATTACGTTGTTGCCGACGGCACGTCAAGTCCGTTCAGGGTGAAAGTCCGCCCCCCCTGTTTCGTCAACCTCTCGGTATTGCCTGCGATGAGTCGCGGGGCCATGATTTCGGACGTGATTGCGATCCTCGGCAGTGTTGATATTGTGCTGGGCGAGGTGGACAGGTAA
- a CDS encoding NADH-quinone oxidoreductase subunit C → MISQEIHDTIKTRFGDAVVEAKIDGVIDPWVKIAPAKIKEVSLFLRDNASLAFDSLMCLSGIDYTGGKMGVVYHLHSIKWNHKITLKVDVTVENPHCMSVESVWKTANWHEREAFDMYGIMFDEHPDLRRILMPYDWEGHPLRKDYQVPEFYNGMKVPY, encoded by the coding sequence ATGATCTCTCAGGAAATCCACGACACCATCAAGACGCGGTTTGGTGACGCAGTCGTCGAAGCGAAGATTGACGGCGTGATTGATCCGTGGGTGAAGATTGCGCCGGCGAAAATCAAAGAAGTGTCGCTGTTTCTGCGTGACAATGCATCTCTCGCGTTCGACTCACTCATGTGTTTGAGCGGAATCGACTACACCGGCGGGAAAATGGGCGTCGTCTATCATCTCCATTCAATCAAGTGGAATCACAAAATTACACTCAAGGTTGATGTTACTGTCGAGAATCCGCACTGCATGTCGGTTGAATCTGTTTGGAAAACCGCCAACTGGCATGAACGCGAAGCGTTTGATATGTACGGGATTATGTTTGATGAACACCCCGACCTGCGCCGGATTCTGATGCCGTATGATTGGGAGGGACACCCCTTGCGCAAAGATTATCAAGTGCCTGAGTTTTATAATGGCATGAAGGTGCCGTATTGA
- the nuoB gene encoding NADH-quinone oxidoreductase subunit NuoB produces MGLLDQKFENSNVIITSMDNLLNWARLSSMWGMQFGLACCAIEMMATGASHYDTDRFGIFFRGTPRQSDVMIVAGTVTLKMASRIKTLYDQMSEPRYVLSMGSCANCGGPYWEHGYHVLKGVDRVIPVDVYVPGCPPRPEALIEGLMKLQEKIRNESLAKRKSA; encoded by the coding sequence ATGGGTCTTTTAGACCAAAAATTTGAGAACAGCAACGTCATCATCACCTCGATGGATAATCTCCTGAACTGGGCACGATTGTCGTCGATGTGGGGCATGCAATTCGGACTCGCGTGTTGTGCAATTGAAATGATGGCAACAGGCGCTTCGCATTACGATACCGACCGTTTCGGCATTTTCTTCCGAGGGACCCCGCGCCAATCCGATGTGATGATTGTTGCGGGAACTGTAACACTCAAAATGGCATCACGCATCAAAACGCTGTACGATCAGATGTCCGAGCCGCGCTACGTGCTTTCGATGGGCAGTTGTGCAAACTGCGGGGGCCCGTATTGGGAACACGGATATCACGTGCTTAAAGGAGTTGACCGGGTGATTCCTGTCGATGTGTACGTTCCGGGCTGCCCCCCTCGACCTGAAGCGCTGATCGAGGGGCTGATGAAGCTGCAAGAAAAAATCCGCAACGAAAGCCTCGCAAAACGAAAGTCAGCCTGA
- a CDS encoding NADH-quinone oxidoreductase subunit A: MLTEFGRVFLFFLVGLVFVAGGLIFAWLLRPNRPYPSKLTTYECGESPIGDTRVRFNIRFYVIALIFIIFDVEVVFLFPWATVFKELGWFAFIEMVVFLTILFVGYAYVWRNGDLDWDKPAPKIPKYEKGVGVRETHLTEEEVVA; this comes from the coding sequence GTTTTTCCTCGTAGGGTTGGTATTTGTTGCAGGCGGTTTGATTTTTGCATGGTTGCTGCGCCCCAACAGACCCTATCCGAGCAAACTCACCACATACGAATGTGGCGAGTCGCCCATTGGTGACACCCGGGTCCGCTTCAACATTCGTTTCTATGTTATTGCCCTCATCTTCATCATCTTCGATGTGGAAGTCGTATTCCTGTTTCCCTGGGCCACCGTTTTCAAAGAGTTGGGCTGGTTTGCTTTTATTGAGATGGTCGTGTTTCTTACGATTCTGTTTGTCGGGTACGCGTATGTATGGCGCAACGGCGACCTTGATTGGGACAAGCCGGCGCCGAAGATTCCAAAGTATGAGAAGGGTGTCGGCGTGAGAGAAACGCATTTGACGGAAGAAGAAGTTGTTGCATGA